In Erigeron canadensis isolate Cc75 chromosome 1, C_canadensis_v1, whole genome shotgun sequence, a single window of DNA contains:
- the LOC122593272 gene encoding uncharacterized protein LOC122593272, with translation MASGNLDNSSDSPDESNDSYMQFFLKALDFLEDTTISSDPQTRRYTDRRREIGLVTLMNDWFVPEPKYEDDYFRNKFRMDKTMFLDIVRNIEANFPYFLEGYNARKRKSFTAIQKCTSAVRQLATGNAPDECDEYLCMAARTARETLDYFCDAIIRLYSREYLRRPTSHDVARIFEAHELRHHMPGMLGSIDCTHVEWSACPRRLRGQYTRGDHNGPTIMLEITASQDLWIWHAFFGVPGSNNDINVLNTSDLYVRARNGMTPDSSFTVNGRDYKRGYYLSDGIYNKWSTLVKAYPYPTDPKEKRFKKLQEAARKDVERAFGVLKGKWKILQRPLRPQTKDKIGKYPKMTPEMFAECCPVCLNICNCASCLRKVVPKVGSRRRSSFVMDLLCPITSSIFEERLPRHGVEFISCLPFKEYTHPCDGYLNLAVKFPKFVLNPDMGPKLYIAYGIAQELGRGDSVTKLHCEMSDAVNVLTHTATVTVDSMPLRTINYLKKKHKAQDQKEVFGIDKNLEDKIVVERNPCDMDILETDNLLSVCSANAGSKSKFGIETDSTGDESNENAFRDKRCKGTDFGNRRYSLKDNRRQNLNGGKKMKHEKSSGKHNKRSDFSHGEVDVNEQTVEVADQDGSYVDGFDLGEGGALWDIFRREDTPKLEEYLKKHSREFRYFYCHPVEQVIHPIHDQTFYLTMEHKRRLREEYGIQPWTLVQRLGDAVFIPVGCVHQVRYLKSCINAAVYFVSPENVGECIRLSEDLRVLPQNHRAKEDKLEVKKMALLAVIEAMMDLENPNLNKFR, from the exons ATGGCTTCCGGTAATTTGGATAATTCGAGTGACTCTCCCGACGAATCAAATGATAGTTATATGCAATTCTTTCTTAAAGCGTTAGACTTTCTTGAAGATACGACAATTTCTAGTGATCCTCAAACTCGCCGGTATACAGACCGGCGTCGGGAAATTGGTCTTGTCACTCTTATGAATGATTGGTTCGTTCCAGAACCAAAATACGAAGACGATTACTTTCGTAACAAGTTTCGAATGGACAAGACCATGTTTTTAGATATCGTGCGTAACATTGAAGCAAACTTCCCGTATTTCCTAGAAGGTTACAatgcaagaaaaagaaaaagttttacggCGATACAGAAATGCACATCCGCCGTTAGGCAACTCGCGACGGGTAACGCGCCAGACGAGTGCGACGAGTATTTGTGCATGGCAGCCAGAACCGCACGCGAGACTCTTGATTATTTTTGTGACGCCATCATTCGGTTGTATAGTCGAGAGTACCTACGCAGGCCGACGTCACACGACGTTGCGCGCATCTTCGAGGCCCACGAGCTTCGACATCATATGCCCgggatgcttggtagcatcgatTGCACACATGTCGAGTGGTCGGCATGTCCTAGACGTTTGAGAGGGCAATACACGAGGGGTGACCACAACGGTCCAACTATTATGCTTGAAATCACCGCGTCACaagatttgtggatttggcatgcttttttCGGTGTCCCGGggtcgaacaacgacatcaacgtgttGAATACATCCGATTTGTATGTCAGAGCGCGTAACGGAATGACTCCGGACTCTTCATTCACCGTGAATGGCCGAGATTATAAACGTGGCTACTATCTTAGTGATGGGATCTACAACAAGTGGTCAACACTTGTTAAAGCATACCCGTATCCAACCGACCCTaaggaaaaaagattcaagaaattgCAAGAGGCGGCTCGAAAGGATGTCGAGCGAGCTTTTGGTGTTCTCAAAGGTAAATGGAAAATTCTTCAACGACCTCTTCGACCTCAAACGAAAGACAAAATTGGGAA GTACCCTAAAATGACACCAGAGATGTTTGCTGAGTGTTGCCCTGTTTGCCTTAACATTTGCAATTGTGCATCTTGCTTGCGAAAAGTTGTCCCTAAAGTTGGTTCTCGAAGACGATCATCTTTTGTTATG GATCTACTTTGTCCGATTACATCAAGTATATTTGAAGAACGTTTGCCGCGTCATGGTGTTGAGTTTATCAGCTGTTTACCCTTTAAAGAGTACACACATCCTTGTGATGGCTACCTTAATCTCGCAGTTAAATTTCCTAAGTTTGTTTTAAATCCAGACATGGGCCCTAAATTATATATTGCTTACGGTATTGCTCAAGAATTGGGCCGTGGAGACTCTGTAACTAAACTTCATTGTGAGATGTCTGATGCG GTGAATGTATTGACTCACACTGCAACGGTGACTGTCGACTCCATGCCTCTTAGAACTATAAATTACTTGAAAAAGAAGCACAAGGCTCAGGATCAGAAGGAAGTTTTTGGAATTGATAAAAACTTGGAAGACAAAATTGTGGTTGAAAGAAATCCATGTGATATGGATATTTTAGAAACAGACAATCTTTTATCTGTTTGTAGTGCTAACGCTGGTAGCAAGTCGAAATTTGGGATTGAAACAGACTCAACTggcgatgaatcaaatgaaaatGCATTTAGGGATAAAAGATGCAAAGGAACTGATTTTGGGAATAGAAGGTATTCATTGAAAGATAATAGGAGGCAAAATTTGAATGgaggaaagaaaatgaaacatgAAAAATCTTCTGGTAAACACAATAAAAGATCTGATTTCTCACACGGTGAAGTAGATGTTAATGAGCAGACTGTAGAAGTTGCTGATCAGGATGGTAGCTATGTTGACGGATTTGATCTGGGAGAAGGGGGTGCTTTGTGGGACATCTTTAGGAGGGAAGATACTCCTAAATTGGAGGAATATCTTAAGAAACACTCGAGAGAGTTCAGATATTTTTACTGTCATCCGGTGGAGCAG GTCATCCATCCAATTCATGATCAAACTTTTTACTTAACTATGGAGCATAAAAGGAGGCTTAGAGAAGAGTATG GAATTCAGCCTTGGACTTTAGTTCAAAGGCTTGGTGATGCTGTCTTTATACCTGTTGGTTGTGTCCATCAAGTTAGATATTTGAAG TCATGTATAAACGCTGCAGTGTACTTTGTTTCTCCTGAAAATGTTGGTGAATGTATCCGATTATCTGAAGATCTTCGCGTGCTACCCCAAAATCACCGGGCAAAAGAGGATAAGTTGGAG GTGAAGAAAATGGCGCTTCTTGCAGTGATTGAAGCTATGATGGACTTGGAAAATCCGAATCTAAACAAGTTCAGATAG
- the LOC122593280 gene encoding protein ALP1-like yields MDSSSSSSSFCVPSELDESSTGSTFEFFNQVYAELEDTGTTTDTRRYIDRDREEAHTILMFDYFVEDSKFDEPFFRHRFRMSKRLFLKIVGDIEANFSYFQEGDDARGKKSCTALQKCTSAIKQLSTGEPSDAYDEYLCMAARTSRESMEYFCDAVVNLYQKEFLRRPTSHDLALITQAYEERHHIPGMLGSLDCTHIEWRMCPKHLKGQYTRGDHKVPIIMIECVASYDLWIWHSFFGPARSNNDVNVLKQSPLFQNERNGSAPDSSFSVNGHEYKRGYYLTDGIYPRWAAFVKAYPHPVEQDEKKFKRLQEAARKDVERAFGVLKGKWKILDRPLRLWTKEKIKKVVAACTILHNMIIKDNGRAISPVHIMDPPVPRVYNPEANREIMDENVHHRLRYDLTAHVSALDLSFLDDPAMQPSSVASLI; encoded by the coding sequence ATGGattcctcttcctcatcttcttcattttgtgtTCCCTCGGAGTTAGACGAATCGTCTACGGGGAGTACTTTTGAGTTCTTTAACCAAGTGTACGCCGAGCTTGAAGATACCGGCACCACTACCGACACTCGTAGGTATATCGATCGAGACCGGGAAGAAGCTCACACCATACTAATGTTTGACTACTTCGTTGAAGACTCAAAGTTTGACGAACCATTTTTTCGTCATCGTTTTCGCATGAGCAAgaggttgtttttgaagattgttggtgatattgaagCCAACTTTAGTTACTTTCAAGAGGGGGACGATGCACGGGGTAAAAAAAGTTGCACCGCTCTTCAAAAGTGCACATCGGCGATCAAGCAACTGTCTACGGGTGAACCTTCAGACGCGTATGACGAGTATTTATGTATGGCTGCTAGAACTTCACGCGAGAGCATGGAGTACTTTTGTGATGCGGTCGTCAATTTGTATCAAAAGGAGTTCTTACGTAGGCCTACATCTCATGACTTGGCTCTCATCACACAAGCTTATGAAGAAAGACACCACATTCCAGGAATGCTTggtagtcttgattgtacacacatCGAATGGAGGATGTGCCCTAAACACTTAAAGGGGCAATACACGAGGGGTGATCACAAGGTACCTATTATTATGATTGAGTGTGTTGCTTCTTatgacttgtggatttggcattcgTTTTTCGGTCCCGCTAGATCGAACAACGATGTCAATGTTTTGAAGCAGTCGCCGTTGTTTCAAAACGAGCGTAATGGATCCGCGCCAGACAGTTCATTTAGCGTAAATGGACATGAGTACAAGCGCGGTTACTACCTTACCGATGGAATCTATCCTAGGTGGGCTGCGTTTGTTAAAGCTTATCCTCATCCAGTGGAACAAgatgaaaagaaatttaaaagactacaagaggctgcaagaaaggatgttgaGCGAGCCTTTGGTGTTCTTAAGGGAAAATGGAAGATCTTGGACCGTCCCCTCCGGCTATGGACAAAGGAGAAGATCAAAAAAGTCGTCGCTGCGTGTACTATACTTCACAACATGATCATCAAAGACAACGGGCGAGCGATATCACCGGTTCATATTATGGATCCACCGGTGCCAAGAGTTTATAACCCGGAAGCAAACCGGGAGATAATGGACGAGAACGTGCATCATCGGCTCCGATACGATCTCACGGCGCATGTATCGGCTTTAGACTTATCATTCCTTGACGATCCAGCGATGCAGCCATCATCAGTTGCGAGTTTGATTTAG